ATTCTTTAACATAGTAAAACGTATAGTTCTTGGTATAATTATTTAAGCtctttaaaattcattaaaaggaaaaattgaaTCCCTCTATTAGAAGACAGCAAGTATTATATGATTCAATAAAATTGTGCCACCACcacaatatattatttatgagGAAGAAAAGCCATTCTTTTTACTATTGCTAATAATCAGTTTCTTCAAATCAACAAGACAACAACGTTGTTCGACACTGTGGCTGCAAATTCAAGAAATCGTAAATGGTGATCACGACAGCTTAGCATAGAATCCCATCAATTAAAAATCCCAttatactattaaaatatgtgGCAAAACATATCATATACacattatattacttttaaatcCCActaatttattctaatttttcatgTGTTTTTGAACCTGGTTGAGCATGAGCGGTATAGCACAATATTTACTATGAAAGTCTAATGAcactaaaaattcaaatttttacatcaaattataaatttggtcaattcttttaatttttatggttaattaattataattataaccagatttattatgttattcataattttgataataaatttatttttgaaatggaATAGATTCATTTTATAGTACAATGAACCTTATATCATCGacaaatgaatataaaaattttactaacAAATATGTCGTatgtgcataaaaataaatcggTATTTATGGGTTATTAATGAACAGATTTATTATCTACAAACAACAGGTTCATTAAAGTATCACCTAaggttcatcaaatatataacttaGTTTTATAGTTTATAGATTCATTATTCATAGGTTATAATCTACAGGTTTATCATCTACTAGCAATAGGTTCATTAAACATATAACaagaatttattaatcataagTTATAAACAAGAAGTTCATCATAAATACATAAGGtgttttaaaaagatatattcatcaataacAAAGTGTATATAAAACATTAGTTTTCTAGTTATAAACTTTAGTTTCATAAcatttaaactttaaattctttaatatttttaccatTATTTTTGTAAACAATTTACGTGATTGTATTGAAATGTCATTTCAAATGAGTATGAATATATTTACAAGATactgaaatttttataaattttagactttgaaatattaaaattgaaagtcaaaaaattgtaaagattgtaattttaaaaatatgggagtatatataaatagaaatggagaaaagaataaagttgatttttttagtattcGAGAAGACAATTGTATGTTTTGGTTgaagtaaaaaattatatattgagctcataattttttttgttttgattacAGATAAAACTTTCAATTAAGCTCATTTTTTACTTAAAACTAGACTGACACATGTTAATAATTTCagatatatataatgttaGACGAACATGGATCCATAATATAACGATTGGGTCAAATATATACAGAACATGTAGACATCTTCGTAAtccaatatttattttactatatttcTATTCTTGAtaccattttaattaagtttttctacatatttgaattatttttataaaagtaaaaaaaataaaaagaaaattcaaattttaaaccTTGCTCAATTGACCACCAAACTAAATATATGGTGCTAAGTATTGCTAACATACagtatttatcaatttatattttattaaggtAAATTATCCCAAAAAATTTCATGGCTGGAGAGATTATAATAGCAAAAAATATTGGAGTTACTATCTTATACATTAAAATAATCCATTTTATTGAAgtggagaaaataataatgaaaagaagagaaattagttacttatttttggattgaagaaagggatataaatattaatggccgtaaatgaaaaattttatttctttccatttctcacaatatataattaataagttgataattaacaaatcaaaacttaatcaatattttcatttgagaattataaagatttacaatttaaatctttatttcctCCATCCATCAATTTTGATAtgagtttatttattaactattataGTGAGAATAAGAGAACTGCTAACTTGACACATAATCTAAAACTCATTCGAGTTtcactaaatttaaataatattaaattctatattttattaaaacccgttaagtaatttatttcattttaaataagactaagaataaaaataaaattaaaataataaaattgaaaaaaaaattaatattatacaatatattaatttattaatataaaatttacttaagaattttatttatttttttaaagtttaatttaactaacataaatttaattatctaaaattttatattaatttttatctcatttgagcttttaaataaattttataaattttatccaTGGTAacaaaatataagtaaatgaCTTTTAGACTAAACCCACATAGATTCGACTAATAGCACTAAAGATTAATCCATACGTATAAACCCATGATCCTCCCCAATTCTAGTCAATCTGAAACTTTTGCGGACTCAACAATAATCATTGACAATAACTccggaaagaaaaaaaaaaatgcctTGAATTTCCATCAAAAGTGTATAatttatatcaaataattatgatTACATGTAGTATCTTTATTATCTTAATGAAAATGgtttatctaataaaataaaccatTATTTGGATCAAGCGATCACATGGTTGTAATCCACCAAGAATGTCTAAAACGTATATCCTTAATAACTATGATTGCGTCTGTTACCTTCTGAGCAATGCTGCCGGAAAATTGATGTTTCTGAACTTTCTCTTGATGAACAATAGAAGAGCTGAACCCACCAGCGGCCAAGTTGTTGCTATAGCAATGTATGCCAGCAGCCAGACTGAGATCCTACTGTGTCGGGCGAGCTGACTCGTGTATCTTTTTACAGGAGTAATGAgatcattttgattttgatcgGATGGCTGCTTGAGATCAATACTGGAATGTGTTTTCACTGTCTTGTGATCACTCTTTTCTGTTTCAGGAATGTGTTCTTCACCCTTCTTAACATCATCTTCATTTTCATGGCTTGTCTCTTCTGCTTCATTGTCTAATGTGTTGCCTATTGTAGTAACCAGTCCATCTTCCATGACATTCACGTAGGGCCCCTGATCAACTGAAGATTCAAACAGCATAGACAAGTTGGACCCTTCCACCTGCAAGACAATTAGAgctcaataattttaatattttgatccTGCTATACATCCTTTCAAGAAAGATTGGTCAATACATTAAGCTCCAGTTTTTTCGATCCTCAAATCCTGAGACTAGTGGCAAAGGATATATAGTTAAATACAGAAACTTCAGAAAAAGTGGATTAAACAACCAGATCAAATCAACTTGTTGAAAAACAGATTCTTACTGCTTTTCCAGGAAACcctatttctatttttccaATTATTTTGGTAAAACAATAGGATATGACAAACTTCTCAATGAATGTTGGTCTATTTTACAGTCGGGTGGCAAATGGGTGAAATAGACAGTGCCGGGTTTTGgtccaaaattttaaataaatattaagctCCCGATGAGAGAGTTAAAACGTCCTCATTTTTGGCACTTGCATATCCACATTGTGATGCATCCATAAAGTGTGTATGTTGTGTGCTTCTGAATGTGTGCGTGCAGGCAtggcattttctttttattttgtgtatAATCTCTAAGCCATTAGTGAAAAATTGTGCACCTTCTTTCTTCTGTTTTTCAATGGACTAGAGTGAAGGACATGAAGGAACTCATCAACAGCTCTCACCCACCTGCAAGTGCATGAAGAAACAATTAAACACAAACTGTGACAAGTTATGCGTATCCCATACTACTGCTCTTCAGCATAAAAAGAACAGGTTAAGTACGTAAAATCTCCAATTGCACGTGCGTCTATGTATCTATGTATGTGTAATAGACCTTAGTTAATGGAAATTGCTTCTTGATTTTCACCCACCCCACTTATTCTATCAGTTGCTTTTCCAACTAATTCCTAGAAAGAACTTACAATCTTAAACTAAAAGAAGCCTCATAAAACAATGCTCAGCTTCCTGTAGAGGAACTGGAAATATAGACCAGAAATTGCTGAATCTCTGTAAAACATCATATGAAAGTTTCCAATAAGATAATTTTAGTAGGGCCTCGTTATCTGTCTAGATTCCTTTCCTTTGGttgtaaaagaagaaattctaaCAAGATAGAAGAAAAATCTGAATTCAAAAGGCAggatgagaaaagaaccatAAATAATCCAAAAGTTGCATATGTAAATTTTGACCAAACAATATGCACATTGTTCTGCAGGTTCCCATGCCAGCATGTAAAGtgaaaaattacttttaaggGGGAGAAACTCTAAATTACCACATGCTTTTCGCAGTTATCCCCTCGTAATAAGCGAGATGCCCTCCATGCTTTGTGGTAACCAGGATAATGTTCTCATTTGCCCTATCAAGCAGATCAGTTTCTCAAAAAATTGGAGAATTGCTGAAAGTACATCAGTTTGCACAATACACGACAACTACTGACTATgtcaaataatgaaaatataaatatcatatattgTGCATGATATTGCGCAAGGCATATGTTCCTGATCTCCATCATTTCATATGTTCGTATGTTTTGACGGCTGGTGTACTAAGATTTTAGTTTAGATATAAAAGTATCCGTAAGGGGCCATGGTTATTGCTATTTGTCAAAAGTGTAGGTCAGACCACATAATTTATGGGGGATAAAACTTGGATTGCTAAGCAAATCTTTTCATGTGAAACTTATTTCTGGTTTCTAGAACCATTCTTACTCTTGGCTTTTCACTTTAGCCTAGAGTACCACGTAATACAAAGATACCTACATATGGCTATGACACTTGAGCACTTCAAAATTGTGGAAAATCTATCAGAAGTTCAGAAAATAGGCAAGTCTGACACTTGGACATACATCTGTTAGAATACTTTGTACCCACATCCAAATAGCATCTGTTAAAACTAAAGGTGAGTAAAGAAGGTAGGGTATGCCTTTTGTGACCAAATACCTTGTCACAGGAGAATGACTTGTGGCCTCAAGTGCACTTGACCTAAGGCTTGAGAAGCCCTTTTATAGTGGATTAGTCATGCTTGAGGCCTAAGGTGCATTTAATGCACCACGTAGTGGAATAAAGGCTTCAAATAATGCCACAAATCATGAAGAAGTGCTTAAGGTGCAGAGAACAGTGAAGGTGCCAACTACTCACCTACATTCATCCCATGGGATGGCTTCCCTTGTACATACTGGATCATCAAGGGCACTCACGCAGATAAGAGGTACTGATACATTACCCACAACATTCACACAACTAGAACGCCTGTAATATGTATCCACAGTCTGTAAAACAGAAATCCTATTAGTCAAATCGAGAACAATGACAGCACCTTAAATTATATGGACTTTGAGAATCAACAGCTTTTACCTCACACTTTGCAAGAATTCGGGTAGCATGCTTGTCAAAGTCCCTAACTGAACGTGACTGACAAAGGGAAAATCATATTCTTATCACAGCTGACAAAGCATAAGCATACTAAAAGCAGAACCATTTGCGTGGTCTGTGCAACCTAAAATGGTTATTTTCATTTCAGCATATGAACAAGCAAATGATATCCCAGTGATCAAGTGCCTGCCTCGTAGTGCAAGAAGTAAACAATGCAAACCTTGATAGCCCATCCCCTTAAAAATTCCCAATTTACCAAACACAAAATGATGAATGTTAACAAGAGTTGATGATATGGACTACATTTcatataattgttattttttctattaaaagaaaaaaaagagagactCCAGGTAGTTTGCTAGTGGCATAGGAAAATTCTAATTGTTTTGTTTCCGGCGTGGGCTCCCTCCGAAATCATTAATGCAGTAGTTCACTGTCAATCAGCAATGAAATCATGAGGCCGTTATAGGAAATGAGATGCTTTAAAGCATCTAATTAATCAGAACCATACCAAAAAAAAAGGTACAAGCCACCTTTGGACAAGGAGGACAATAACcacttctatttttaaaatattaaaaatgccGACTAccataattacttattttatgtGTAAAAGAAGTTCTGGGATGACAAGTACATATTATATTCTAATGCCGTAGAGCCAAAGGAAAAACCAAAATTTTCTCTCTCAAGTCCAAACCTCATATAAGTGGTCCCTCCACTCTCCCAAAGGTTATTTCACCGACAGTAGTCCTAGCGTTTGCAACCCATTAGTGGAGttcacaaaagaaaataagaaaagaaaagaaaagaaaagaaaactaccAGCTTGATGTTCTCCCAATCTATTAGACGAGACAAGATGGAATGATGCCTGCATCAAATTACAGATTAGTTTAATAACTAACCCCATAGATATCACCATGCAACAAAATCATAGGTCTATAAGCAATCAAGTGAATTTGTTATACATTCACTATGCTAAACGCCAATATTGTGAGATGTTAAATGTAGGAATGCAAGAAATAATATAGACATACAACTGCGCATAATCTTGAAGGCCAACAGCTAGCTTTCTGTCATAGAATTTCTGCACACATCTGCGGTTGATGAACCTGTCACATATCTGTGGTGCAAccaaaaaatattcaatttggtATCTGTCCTATTAAGACTCTTAAGGACAATGAAACTTCTAAAACACACCATAGCCAAAGAGCTGAAACCAAGAATATTcacttttctatttaaaagGTATAGTGCAATATTAGTTTctaacttttcttctttaaaattatataatcaaagGCTATCTTCTCCTCACAAAAGTTCCCGAATAAGAAATTCCTTTGCCCAAAAAACCAATCCAGGTCTCATTATCTCACGATTTGTTCATCCAGACTACTCCCACATCCTGACTAAACATTTTTTGTGGCAGTTTCTCCTTTATAATTGTCATGTAGGAACTGAGCAAAGAGAGAAATGAACACAAAGAACAATTCTCTGAAAACTCAATTTCTTGTTGATCAATCAACATTAACATAATTGCCAAAGCCTAAAGGGGGGAATGTGAAATAAAGTAATTAcaagataaaacaaaatatcaaaattttttaactcTAAAGTTTCTTcctaaaataagaaatcttAAAATCCTGGATGCTCCTTAATCAAATACAGAAATTGTTACAATCTTAGACATGCTCTTCACACAGAAAAGAAGAAGCTACAGTCAGTAGAttattagagaaaaagaaatcaaaaggctCATCAACTTCGCATAATTCCAAGCATTCCAGTTCAGGCATGGCAACGGAATTGCTCTATAGAGCTAGTAATAATGCATAGTTCTTGCCTCAACTTGCTTTTCAATGCTAAGCCCACATCAAAAACACAACTAAGCAAAACCATCTTTTAAATCTCTTTTTACGGTGAGCAACTCACACTTCTTCTTGAAATAACAAGGTCCCATAAACAGGAAATCTTTACTTAGATCTATGGGATATCAAGCAGCTGAGCATATAGGATACAA
The nucleotide sequence above comes from Ricinus communis isolate WT05 ecotype wild-type chromosome 6, ASM1957865v1, whole genome shotgun sequence. Encoded proteins:
- the LOC8286979 gene encoding embryogenesis-associated protein EMB8 codes for the protein MEDCTLNSLVSPYNLLFKALSLIPITHYLLFFLFTLLIFLYYFLEIHFFHNLLTFFRGDPVLLTCNFSSELYQSVASKCKILHGRFSPTPWLSSPHLQTAFLSFFGDSPNFVYKRHLFQASDGGTLALDWLMYSDIAEQGVSCKNDAGLQDDKAPIVVVVPGLTSDSAAAYIKHLAFTMARQGWNVVVSNHRGLGGISLTSDCFYNAGWTEDLRSIIDHIHCQYPEAPLYAVGTSIGANILVKYLGEHGVDIPLTGAAAVCSPWDLLICDRFINRRCVQKFYDRKLAVGLQDYAQLHHSILSRLIDWENIKLSRSVRDFDKHATRILAKCETVDTYYRRSSCVNVVGNVSVPLICVSALDDPVCTREAIPWDECRANENIILVTTKHGGHLAYYEGITAKSMWWVRAVDEFLHVLHSSPLKNRRKKVEGSNLSMLFESSVDQGPYVNVMEDGLVTTIGNTLDNEAEETSHENEDDVKKGEEHIPETEKSDHKTVKTHSSIDLKQPSDQNQNDLITPVKRYTSQLARHSRISVWLLAYIAIATTWPLVGSALLLFIKRKFRNINFPAALLRR